The genomic segment AGACCCCCCTCGGCCCCAAAAGGGCCAGAAATCCCAGGGCCACCACCGGGGTGGGCAGGACGAAGGGCAAGGTGGAAAGGGCCAGGAAAACCTCCCTAAGGGGAAAGGGGCGGCGAAGGAGAAAGGCCAGGGGAAGGGCCAAAGCCAAGGTTAGAAGGGCAGAAAGGAGCCCGTATTCCAGGCTCCAGAGGTAGCGCTCCCAGTAGTAGGGGTTCGCCAGGGCCCGGGCAAACCCCTCCCCCACCCCCAGGGCCAGGATGCGCCCCAAGGGGTAAAAAAGGGCTAGGCCCAGGAAGAGGAGGACGAAAAGGCCTCCGTAGGCCATCCCCTCAAGCCTAACTCCCCATCCGCCCCACAGAGGGCCCCTTCCCGCCCGCGGGGAGCCTTACCGCCTGCCCCGGCGCACCGCCTCCGGGCTCTGCCCCTGGAGGACCACCTTGGTCCACTCCTCGAGCCAGCGCTCCCGGTTTTGGGCCATGGCCTTGGGGTCCATACGCACGCTCCCCAGGGGTTCCGGAGCGAAGCGGAAGACCTCGGGGAGCCCGGCATCCCGGCGGGCTGGGTACATCCACATCTCCGTGGGGATGTTCTCCTGAACCGGCCTGGAAAGGAGCCAGTCCACCACCTTCCTGGCCCCCTCGAGGTTCCTGGTCCCCTTTAGGATCCCCACGAACTCCACCTGGAAGAAGGCCAACTCGGGAAAGAGGTTCCCCGTGGGGGGCTCTTGGTACTTCCCCTCGGAGTAGTAGACCTCGGCGGCGGGGCTGGTGGTGTAGGAGACCACCAAGGGCCTGTCCCCCTTGTAAAGGGTGAAGTGGGTGTAGTAGGCCTCGCTCCACCCCTTGGCCACCCGCACCCCTCCATCCCTGAGCTTGGCCCAGAAGTCCAGGTACCCGTCCTCGCCGAAGCGGGCCACCGTGGCCATGAGGAAGGCCAGGCCCGGG from the Thermus neutrinimicus genome contains:
- a CDS encoding thiamine ABC transporter substrate-binding protein — encoded protein: MLRIVALLVLLAFGFAQEITVLTHNSFSLDKGLIARFERETGLRLRFLKGGDAGETLNRAILTKGAPIADVIYGFDNTFLSRALEADILLPYRSPEIQNLKATLLLDPTFRALPVDYGWVSLNYDRAYFKDRPLPKVPADLTRPEYARLLVVQNPATSSPGLAFLMATVARFGEDGYLDFWAKLRDGGVRVAKGWSEAYYTHFTLYKGDRPLVVSYTTSPAAEVYYSEGKYQEPPTGNLFPELAFFQVEFVGILKGTRNLEGARKVVDWLLSRPVQENIPTEMWMYPARRDAGLPEVFRFAPEPLGSVRMDPKAMAQNRERWLEEWTKVVLQGQSPEAVRRGRR